A window of Leclercia adecarboxylata contains these coding sequences:
- a CDS encoding phage portal protein, which produces MRLPALVGPDGKTSLRDYAGYHGGGGGFGGQLRAWNPPSESADAALLPNFSRGNARADDLVRNNGYAANAVQLHQDHIVGSFFRLSHRPSWRFLGIGEEEARAFSREVEAAWKEFAEDDCCCIDAERKRTFTMMIREGVAMHAFNGELCAQATWDSSATRLFRTQFKMVSPKRVSNPNNMGDSRNCRAGVSINDAGAAQGYYVSEDNYPGWMAQKWTYIPRELPGGRPSFIHVFEPLEDGQTRGANLFYSVMEQMKMLDTLQNTQLQSAIVKAMYAATIESELDTQTAMDFILGSDSKDQQSKMTGWLGEMASYYTAAPVRLGGAKVPHLMPGDSLNLQSAQDTDNGYSTFEQSLLRYIAAGLGVSYEQLSRNYSQMSYSTARASANESWAYFMGRRKFVASRQASQMFLCWLEEAVVRRVVTLPSKARFSFQEARSAWGNCDWIGSGRMAIDGLKEVQEAAMLIEAGLSTYEKECAKRGEDYQEIFAQQVRETMERRAAGLTPPAWAASAFKSGLKKSHEEEKDDARAA; this is translated from the coding sequence ATGAGATTACCAGCTTTAGTAGGGCCGGACGGTAAAACATCCCTGCGGGACTATGCCGGTTATCACGGCGGTGGCGGGGGCTTTGGGGGCCAGTTACGGGCCTGGAATCCACCGAGTGAAAGCGCAGATGCCGCACTTCTTCCCAATTTTTCGCGCGGTAATGCCAGGGCTGATGATCTGGTCAGGAATAATGGCTATGCAGCTAATGCCGTACAGCTTCACCAGGATCACATCGTTGGGTCATTTTTCCGCTTAAGCCATCGCCCAAGCTGGCGTTTCCTCGGTATTGGTGAGGAGGAGGCGCGGGCGTTTTCACGGGAAGTCGAGGCAGCATGGAAAGAATTTGCTGAAGACGACTGCTGCTGCATTGATGCTGAACGCAAACGCACGTTTACCATGATGATCCGTGAAGGCGTTGCAATGCATGCTTTCAACGGTGAATTATGTGCTCAGGCAACCTGGGACAGCAGTGCCACGCGCCTTTTCCGCACGCAATTCAAGATGGTTAGCCCGAAGCGTGTCAGTAACCCGAATAATATGGGGGACAGCCGAAACTGCCGTGCCGGTGTGAGCATAAACGATGCTGGCGCAGCGCAGGGCTACTACGTCAGCGAGGACAATTATCCTGGCTGGATGGCGCAGAAATGGACGTATATTCCTCGCGAACTGCCCGGGGGCAGACCATCGTTTATCCATGTGTTCGAGCCGCTTGAAGATGGTCAAACCCGCGGTGCTAACTTGTTTTACAGCGTGATGGAGCAGATGAAAATGCTCGACACCCTGCAAAATACGCAGCTGCAGAGCGCGATCGTGAAAGCAATGTATGCAGCCACCATTGAAAGCGAACTGGATACGCAGACGGCAATGGACTTTATTCTCGGCTCTGACAGTAAAGACCAGCAAAGCAAAATGACAGGCTGGCTGGGTGAGATGGCATCGTATTACACCGCGGCGCCGGTTCGACTCGGTGGTGCCAAAGTCCCGCACCTGATGCCTGGTGATTCACTAAATCTGCAGTCAGCGCAGGATACGGATAACGGTTATTCAACCTTTGAACAGTCACTACTGCGCTATATCGCCGCCGGACTGGGGGTGTCATACGAGCAGCTCTCGCGTAACTATTCCCAGATGAGTTACTCCACCGCGCGGGCCAGCGCCAACGAGTCCTGGGCCTATTTCATGGGACGCCGCAAGTTTGTCGCATCACGCCAGGCCAGCCAGATGTTTCTTTGCTGGCTGGAGGAGGCAGTCGTTCGTCGGGTCGTCACTCTGCCTTCTAAAGCTCGCTTCAGTTTCCAGGAGGCGAGAAGTGCCTGGGGTAACTGCGACTGGATTGGATCAGGGCGAATGGCAATTGACGGACTGAAAGAAGTGCAGGAAGCCGCCATGCTGATTGAGGCGGGGCTCAGTACCTATGAGAAGGAGTGCGCCAAGCGAGGTGAAGACTACCAGGAGATATTTGCCCAGCAGGTGAGAGAAACAATGGAGCGCCGGGCTGCGGGTCTTACCCCTCCGGCATGGGCGGCATCCGCCTTTAAATCTGGTCTGAAGAAATCACATGAGGAGGAGAAAGATGACGCCAGAGCTGCGTAA
- a CDS encoding S49 family peptidase, producing MTPELRNLPHIASMAFNEPLMLEPAYARVFFCALAGQLGITRLTDTVSGATLGAEQIAEPLALFGDDEEVGPRTARSYQITNGIAVLPVSGTLVSKTRSLQPYSGMTGYNAIIARLQQAMSDPGVDGILLDMDTPGGMVAGAFDCADIIARMRDIKPIWALANDMNCSAGQLIASAASRRLVTQTARTGSIGVMMAHSNYGAALKTQGVEVTLIYSGDHKVDGNPYEKLPKDVRDDFQTRIDATRRMFAEKVASYTGMSVQSVLDTEAAVFSGQESVDAGLAEELVNNTDALNVMRESLNKRKTITPGGNMEKVTTASAAAANAIQATAPAEPTNTVESVAAVVASPAEVSARVAAAVSAENGRIMGILNCDEAKGRESQARALAETPGMTVESAQRILAAAPQSAQARSDTALDRLMETAPGALSTGNASAGAGDDLLNTPV from the coding sequence ATGACGCCAGAGCTGCGTAATCTCCCGCATATTGCCAGCATGGCCTTTAATGAGCCACTGATGCTTGAACCCGCCTATGCGCGGGTTTTCTTTTGCGCGCTGGCAGGTCAGCTGGGCATCACCCGTCTGACGGACACGGTGTCGGGCGCAACGCTTGGTGCTGAGCAGATTGCCGAACCGCTGGCGCTCTTTGGCGATGATGAGGAAGTGGGACCCCGGACAGCGCGCAGTTACCAGATAACGAACGGCATCGCGGTGCTGCCCGTTTCCGGCACGCTGGTCAGTAAAACCCGGTCGCTGCAGCCTTACTCCGGCATGACGGGATATAACGCCATTATTGCCCGCCTGCAGCAGGCCATGAGTGATCCCGGGGTCGACGGCATTCTCCTTGATATGGATACGCCTGGCGGGATGGTGGCTGGCGCATTCGACTGTGCCGACATTATTGCGCGTATGCGCGATATCAAACCCATCTGGGCGCTGGCAAACGATATGAACTGCAGTGCCGGGCAACTTATCGCAAGCGCCGCTTCCCGCCGGCTGGTCACCCAGACCGCGCGTACGGGCTCTATCGGCGTGATGATGGCGCATAGCAACTACGGTGCCGCCCTGAAAACGCAGGGCGTCGAGGTCACCCTGATTTACAGCGGGGATCACAAGGTTGATGGCAACCCCTACGAAAAACTACCGAAAGACGTTCGCGATGATTTTCAGACGCGAATCGACGCTACGCGCCGGATGTTTGCCGAAAAGGTTGCTTCTTATACGGGCATGTCCGTGCAGTCCGTGCTGGATACCGAGGCGGCTGTATTTTCCGGTCAGGAATCGGTGGATGCCGGTCTGGCTGAAGAGCTGGTTAATAACACTGACGCGCTGAACGTGATGCGCGAGTCACTTAACAAACGAAAAACGATCACCCCTGGAGGGAATATGGAAAAAGTAACCACCGCATCAGCCGCAGCTGCGAATGCAATTCAAGCCACCGCGCCAGCAGAACCGACTAATACTGTCGAATCCGTTGCTGCAGTTGTTGCTTCCCCGGCAGAGGTCAGTGCCCGGGTTGCCGCAGCGGTGAGTGCCGAAAATGGCCGAATTATGGGGATCCTGAACTGTGACGAGGCAAAGGGGCGCGAATCACAGGCGCGCGCACTGGCCGAAACCCCTGGCATGACGGTTGAGAGTGCGCAGCGCATTCTTGCCGCGGCACCGCAAAGCGCACAGGCGCGTTCCGATACGGCACTGGATCGCCTGATGGAAACAGCACCTGGTGCGCTATCGACAGGTAATGCATCTGCTGGAGCAGGTGACGATTTGTTAAATACCCCCGTTTAA
- a CDS encoding TIR domain-containing protein, with product MNDKIQERIQKGLSLYQKNINTNRALEEFNAEYRKWSDFNSELLKRCFTNEDFENEYEGSGFSGVFLLDPSLSEQIKDSKDSLQSKIRKLESIMERLELIPISSSIVEENAVTQSTSSTAVKTKRVFIVHGRDDISKTNLEVFLREIGLEPIVLHRQADVGQTVIEKFEANSDVGFAFILLTPDEIAYLSPDDSLPDSERKKELRARPNVMFEFGYFVGKLGRSKVCCLYTGDVVIPSDLNGLIYKKYSSTIEEVAYSILKDLRATGYAV from the coding sequence ATGAACGACAAAATTCAGGAAAGAATACAGAAAGGATTGTCGCTTTATCAAAAAAATATTAATACTAATCGTGCGTTAGAAGAATTTAATGCAGAATATAGGAAGTGGAGTGATTTTAATTCTGAGCTTTTAAAGAGGTGTTTCACAAATGAAGATTTTGAAAACGAATATGAGGGTAGTGGTTTCTCTGGTGTTTTCTTATTAGATCCATCGTTAAGTGAGCAAATAAAAGATTCAAAAGATAGTTTGCAAAGTAAAATAAGAAAGCTGGAATCTATAATGGAACGCCTTGAGTTGATTCCTATATCTTCTTCAATTGTTGAGGAAAATGCAGTAACTCAATCAACTTCAAGTACAGCTGTGAAGACGAAAAGAGTTTTTATCGTTCACGGGCGTGATGACATCTCAAAAACTAATTTAGAAGTCTTTCTAAGAGAAATAGGTTTAGAACCTATTGTGCTTCACAGGCAAGCAGATGTTGGTCAGACAGTTATTGAAAAATTTGAGGCTAACAGTGATGTAGGATTTGCTTTTATTCTTCTTACACCTGACGAAATTGCTTATTTGAGTCCTGATGATAGTTTGCCAGATTCTGAACGTAAAAAAGAATTAAGAGCTCGGCCCAATGTGATGTTTGAATTCGGATATTTTGTTGGGAAATTAGGGCGTTCTAAAGTATGCTGCTTATATACGGGTGATGTGGTAATCCCCAGTGATTTAAATGGTCTCATTTATAAAAAATATTCATCAACGATAGAAGAAGTTGCATATAGCATTTTGAAGGATTTAAGAGCTACGGGTTACGCAGTATAG
- a CDS encoding helix-turn-helix transcriptional regulator, translated as MKKIAVVDKKGLEYIPNIDRMIREKECRELTTLANSTRWKLEKEGKFPKRIKIGATAVAYRLSEIQAWIRGEWQIQI; from the coding sequence ATGAAAAAAATCGCTGTTGTTGATAAAAAGGGTCTGGAGTACATTCCTAACATCGACCGTATGATCCGTGAGAAAGAATGTCGAGAACTTACTACCTTGGCGAACAGCACGCGCTGGAAGCTGGAGAAGGAAGGAAAGTTTCCCAAACGGATCAAAATTGGAGCCACTGCTGTGGCGTATCGACTTTCAGAGATTCAGGCATGGATACGCGGCGAGTGGCAGATTCAAATATGA
- a CDS encoding phage terminase large subunit family protein, with protein sequence MNISNSQVKGLQHSANAGLRSLYRPEPQTAVEWADDNYYLPKESAYQEGRWETLPFQRAIMNAMGNDYVREVNVVKSARVGYSKMLLGVYAYFIQHKQRNSLIWLPTDGDAENFMKSHVEPTIRDIPSLLSLAPWYGKKHRDNTLSMKRFSNGRGFWCLGGKAAKNYREKSVDVAGYDELAAFDEDIEKEGSPTFLGDKRIEGSVWPKSIRGSTPKVRGTCQIERAAKESQHFLRFHVPCPHCGEEQYLKFGDKETPFGFKWTPGEPASVFYLCEHNACVIKQQELDFSEARYICEETGIWTRDGLCWFSSSGTEIDPPDSVTFHIWTAYSPFTTWVQIVKDWVKTKGDTGKRKTFVNTTLGETWEPKIGDRPDSDVMAERKEHFGAAVPERVAYLTAGIDSQLDRYEMRVWGWGPGEESWLIDRQIIMGRHDDEATLLRVDEVINRIYTRQNGVEMTISRICWDIGGIDPTIVYNRSKKHGLFRLIPIKGASVYGKPVASMPRKRNKNGVYLTEVGTDTAKEQIYNRFTLVPKADEPLAGAVHFPNDPEIYDLAEAQQLTAEEQVEKWVDGKKKIVWDSKKRRNEALDCFVYALAALRISISRWQLNLDSLLASLLEEDSGRKNNKTLADYARALSGEE encoded by the coding sequence GTGAATATATCGAACAGTCAGGTTAAGGGGCTGCAGCACTCTGCGAACGCTGGGCTCCGTTCATTGTACCGTCCGGAGCCGCAGACAGCTGTTGAGTGGGCAGACGATAACTACTATCTTCCGAAAGAGTCTGCATACCAGGAGGGGCGCTGGGAGACGCTGCCATTCCAGCGTGCAATCATGAATGCCATGGGCAACGACTATGTTCGTGAAGTGAATGTCGTGAAATCTGCCCGAGTTGGCTATTCAAAAATGCTGCTCGGAGTTTACGCATATTTCATCCAGCATAAGCAGCGAAACTCCCTTATCTGGTTGCCGACTGACGGCGATGCCGAAAACTTTATGAAGTCGCATGTCGAGCCGACAATTCGTGATATTCCCTCGCTCCTGTCCCTTGCTCCCTGGTATGGCAAGAAACACCGTGATAACACACTCAGCATGAAGCGATTTTCCAATGGGCGTGGATTCTGGTGTCTAGGGGGGAAGGCCGCAAAAAACTATCGTGAGAAATCCGTCGATGTGGCGGGCTATGACGAGCTAGCCGCCTTTGATGAAGACATTGAGAAAGAAGGTTCTCCAACTTTTCTGGGCGATAAGCGAATTGAAGGCTCGGTCTGGCCCAAGTCCATCCGTGGATCCACGCCAAAAGTCAGGGGTACCTGCCAGATTGAGCGTGCCGCGAAAGAATCGCAGCACTTTTTGCGGTTCCACGTTCCTTGCCCGCATTGTGGTGAGGAGCAGTACCTTAAATTCGGCGATAAAGAGACACCGTTCGGGTTTAAATGGACGCCAGGTGAACCTGCCAGTGTGTTTTACCTTTGCGAGCATAATGCCTGCGTGATTAAGCAGCAGGAGCTTGATTTTTCGGAGGCCCGTTACATTTGCGAAGAGACGGGGATCTGGACGCGGGACGGTCTGTGCTGGTTTTCATCATCCGGTACCGAAATTGATCCGCCTGACAGCGTCACCTTTCATATCTGGACCGCTTATAGTCCCTTCACAACTTGGGTGCAAATCGTCAAAGACTGGGTCAAGACAAAAGGGGATACCGGCAAGCGTAAGACTTTCGTTAATACCACGCTTGGTGAGACATGGGAGCCGAAAATTGGTGACCGTCCTGATTCGGACGTTATGGCCGAACGTAAGGAGCACTTTGGCGCCGCGGTTCCGGAACGGGTGGCCTACCTCACAGCCGGTATAGACTCTCAGCTTGATCGTTATGAAATGCGGGTCTGGGGCTGGGGGCCGGGCGAAGAAAGCTGGCTTATCGACAGGCAGATCATCATGGGCCGTCATGACGATGAAGCCACTCTGCTCAGGGTCGATGAGGTCATCAACCGGATCTATACCCGGCAAAACGGGGTGGAAATGACGATTTCACGCATCTGCTGGGATATCGGGGGTATCGACCCGACCATCGTCTATAACCGTTCGAAAAAGCACGGGCTGTTCCGCCTGATACCCATTAAAGGGGCGTCTGTTTACGGTAAACCCGTTGCCAGCATGCCGCGCAAACGCAACAAAAACGGTGTTTATCTCACGGAAGTGGGGACCGACACTGCAAAAGAGCAAATCTATAACCGTTTCACCCTGGTGCCTAAGGCCGACGAACCTCTCGCTGGCGCGGTGCATTTCCCGAATGATCCTGAAATCTATGATTTAGCTGAAGCTCAACAGCTGACAGCTGAGGAGCAGGTCGAAAAGTGGGTAGACGGTAAAAAAAAGATCGTCTGGGACAGCAAAAAGCGACGAAATGAGGCGCTCGACTGTTTTGTCTACGCACTTGCGGCCCTACGGATCAGCATCTCGCGATGGCAGCTTAATCTCGATTCTCTTCTGGCAAGTCTGCTGGAGGAAGACAGCGGGCGTAAAAATAACAAAACCCTGGCGGATTACGCCCGGGCATTATCCGGAGAAGAATAA
- a CDS encoding head decoration protein, which translates to MATTEVFTHLQPLGNSDPAHTAYAPGELTASTPAMTPLMLDADTGKLTVWDGTHAGAACGILAVAADQSSVELAFYKSGSFRIEDVLWPSTVTDEHIKRNAFTGTAVSII; encoded by the coding sequence ATGGCAACGACTGAAGTTTTTACCCATCTACAGCCGCTCGGCAACAGTGACCCGGCACATACTGCGTATGCACCCGGTGAACTGACTGCCTCCACGCCGGCCATGACACCACTCATGCTGGATGCCGATACGGGCAAGTTAACGGTCTGGGACGGCACTCACGCTGGCGCGGCATGCGGTATTCTGGCCGTAGCTGCAGACCAGAGCAGCGTGGAGCTGGCATTTTATAAATCCGGCTCATTCCGCATTGAAGATGTTCTCTGGCCTTCAACTGTGACCGATGAGCATATCAAGCGTAATGCGTTTACCGGCACGGCCGTCAGCATCATCTAA
- a CDS encoding phage head-tail joining protein, producing the protein MATQADLETARAALHDLMMGKRVATVQKDGRKVEFTATSVSDLKKYIADLESQVGSTSRRRGPAGFYV; encoded by the coding sequence ATGGCGACACAGGCTGACCTGGAGACAGCACGCGCTGCATTACATGACCTCATGATGGGTAAGCGGGTTGCGACGGTACAGAAAGACGGCCGCAAAGTGGAATTTACCGCTACTTCTGTCTCTGACCTCAAAAAATACATAGCTGACCTTGAATCTCAGGTTGGTTCCACTTCACGACGCCGGGGGCCGGCAGGGTTTTACGTATGA
- a CDS encoding tyrosine-type recombinase/integrase, whose translation MAGENKLSDKALKGYLGKPREKQVTVADGKGLSVRVSTKGAVSFVFFYRLAGGLTAPVWLTLGKYPDMSLKQAREKRDECRAWLADKRDPRIQIKIQAEERLKPVTVEDALNYWYENYCKVRRKTHAVTLGRFRKHIFPYIGHLPVNDTHLYEWLDCFDRIKRTAPVMAAYVFSDTKLALRFCRVRQYATCDALKDLRMTDVGQVAGKRDRVLSENELGQLWKAIFVEPDIKLMSEYTRKMFVLCTIFGCRMSEARLSEWNEWDRECWIWTVPKEHSKTGVEIIRPVPEVLRQWITDIHEETKHTGYVLGSLRIRESVSKIGGKIGKRLGHEKQWSLHDLRRTLSTHLTDLGTEFHVVEQLLGHALPGVAGVYNRSKFMLKKLEALELWSTYLNSISDADSNVTILKQKVG comes from the coding sequence ATGGCAGGCGAGAACAAACTGAGCGACAAAGCGCTCAAGGGGTATCTGGGTAAACCCAGAGAAAAACAGGTCACAGTTGCTGATGGGAAAGGGCTCTCTGTTCGGGTGAGTACGAAGGGGGCCGTTAGCTTTGTTTTCTTCTACAGATTGGCTGGTGGGCTGACTGCTCCTGTCTGGTTAACTCTCGGTAAGTACCCGGACATGTCCCTGAAACAAGCCAGAGAAAAGCGTGATGAATGCCGTGCATGGCTGGCTGACAAGCGTGATCCGCGTATTCAGATTAAGATTCAGGCTGAGGAACGTTTAAAGCCAGTAACCGTGGAAGATGCGCTTAACTACTGGTACGAAAATTACTGCAAGGTTCGCCGCAAAACCCACGCAGTAACGCTGGGCCGTTTTCGAAAGCATATCTTCCCTTATATCGGCCACCTACCCGTAAACGATACCCATCTGTATGAATGGTTGGATTGCTTTGACCGTATTAAGCGTACTGCGCCAGTCATGGCTGCTTATGTATTCTCTGATACTAAACTGGCACTGCGCTTTTGCAGGGTACGCCAGTACGCCACCTGTGATGCCCTTAAGGACCTGCGTATGACAGATGTAGGGCAGGTTGCAGGAAAGAGGGATCGCGTATTGAGTGAGAACGAATTAGGCCAGCTATGGAAAGCGATTTTTGTCGAGCCTGACATAAAGCTGATGTCTGAATACACCAGGAAGATGTTTGTACTGTGCACTATTTTTGGATGCAGAATGAGTGAGGCCCGCTTATCAGAATGGAACGAATGGGATCGTGAATGCTGGATATGGACAGTACCGAAAGAACATTCAAAAACGGGTGTGGAAATTATCAGGCCAGTTCCTGAGGTTTTACGGCAATGGATCACAGACATTCACGAGGAAACAAAGCATACCGGCTATGTGTTAGGTAGTCTGCGTATCAGGGAAAGCGTGAGTAAAATCGGCGGGAAAATCGGTAAGCGTCTGGGCCATGAAAAACAATGGTCGCTGCACGATTTGCGGCGAACTCTTTCAACACACCTCACGGATCTGGGTACTGAGTTTCATGTTGTGGAACAGCTGCTGGGCCATGCGTTGCCCGGAGTGGCTGGTGTATATAACAGAAGTAAATTCATGCTTAAAAAGTTAGAGGCGTTAGAACTCTGGTCAACTTATCTCAACAGCATTTCCGATGCTGATTCAAACGTGACAATTCTCAAACAAAAGGTTGGTTAA
- a CDS encoding terminase small subunit produces the protein MEVNKKLLSEIFGVSVRTIQNWQDQGMPVARGGGKGNEVLYESAAIIEWYSARDAAIENEKLRKEVEDLRIASESDLQPGTIEYERHRLTRAQADAQELKNAKESAEVVETAFCTFVLSRIAGEIASILDGVPLSVQRRFPELENRHIDFLKKDVIKAMNKAAALDEMIPGLLSEYIEQSG, from the coding sequence ATGGAGGTTAATAAAAAACTCTTATCCGAGATTTTCGGCGTCAGCGTACGCACGATTCAGAACTGGCAGGATCAGGGGATGCCGGTAGCGCGTGGAGGCGGGAAGGGGAATGAGGTGCTGTATGAATCCGCCGCCATTATCGAATGGTATTCAGCGCGGGACGCTGCGATAGAAAATGAAAAATTACGGAAGGAGGTTGAAGACCTGCGGATTGCTTCAGAGTCAGACCTTCAGCCAGGCACGATTGAATATGAGCGGCACCGTCTCACCCGAGCCCAGGCTGACGCTCAGGAACTTAAAAATGCAAAAGAGTCCGCTGAGGTGGTGGAGACCGCATTCTGCACGTTCGTGCTGTCGCGGATAGCCGGAGAAATTGCCAGTATTCTCGATGGAGTACCTCTGTCGGTTCAGCGGCGCTTCCCGGAGCTGGAAAACCGACATATTGATTTCCTTAAGAAGGACGTCATTAAGGCCATGAACAAAGCAGCTGCGCTGGATGAAATGATACCGGGGTTGCTGAGTGAATATATCGAACAGTCAGGTTAA